The following are from one region of the Streptomyces decoyicus genome:
- the rodA gene encoding rod shape-determining protein RodA produces MTTSHTSRAFSIRRYTPELGTWGKLTARDSVLRKLDWILLLSCLVLSLMGSVLVFSATRNRTELNHGDEYYYFLHHLLNLGIGLALAAGTIWLGHRTLRGAVPILYALSVVLALLVLTPLGATINGSRSWLAIPGGFSLQPAEFAKITITLGMAMMLASRVDAGDRPHPGHRTVVQALALAAVPVAVIMLMPDLGSVMVLGAVILGVLLSSGASNRWILGLGGTGVVGCVAVWQLGMLDAYQIARFAAFANPSLDPAGVGYNTNQARIAIGGGGLTGSGLFHGSQTTGQFVPEQQTDFIFTVAGEELGFLGAGLIIVLLGVVLWRACRIARESTELYGTVVAAGIIAWFAFQAFENIGMTLGIMPVTGLPLPFVSYGGTSMFAVWIAIGLLQSIRVQRPLSASR; encoded by the coding sequence GTGACGACCAGCCACACCTCCCGGGCGTTCTCGATCCGGCGCTACACCCCAGAGCTCGGCACCTGGGGCAAGCTGACGGCACGTGATTCGGTGCTGCGCAAGCTGGACTGGATACTGCTGCTGTCCTGCCTGGTGCTGTCGCTGATGGGCTCGGTGCTGGTCTTCTCCGCCACCCGCAACCGCACCGAGCTCAACCACGGCGACGAGTACTACTACTTCCTGCACCATCTGCTCAATCTCGGCATCGGCCTAGCGCTGGCCGCCGGCACGATCTGGCTCGGGCACCGCACGCTGCGCGGTGCGGTCCCGATCCTCTACGCGCTGTCGGTCGTGCTGGCGCTGCTGGTGCTGACGCCGCTGGGCGCCACCATCAACGGCTCGCGGTCCTGGCTGGCGATCCCCGGCGGTTTCTCGCTCCAGCCCGCCGAGTTCGCGAAGATCACCATCACGCTCGGCATGGCGATGATGCTGGCGTCCCGGGTCGACGCGGGCGACCGCCCGCACCCCGGCCACCGCACCGTCGTCCAGGCTCTCGCCCTGGCCGCCGTCCCGGTCGCCGTGATCATGCTGATGCCCGACCTCGGCTCGGTCATGGTGCTCGGCGCCGTCATCCTCGGCGTCCTGCTCTCCTCCGGTGCCTCCAACCGCTGGATCCTCGGTCTGGGCGGCACCGGCGTCGTCGGCTGTGTGGCCGTCTGGCAGCTCGGCATGCTCGACGCCTACCAGATCGCCCGGTTCGCCGCGTTCGCCAACCCGAGCCTCGACCCGGCCGGTGTCGGCTACAACACCAACCAGGCCCGGATCGCGATCGGCGGCGGCGGGCTGACCGGTTCCGGTCTCTTCCACGGCAGCCAGACCACCGGCCAGTTCGTCCCCGAACAGCAGACGGACTTCATCTTCACCGTTGCCGGTGAGGAGCTCGGCTTCCTGGGCGCGGGCCTGATCATCGTCCTGCTCGGTGTCGTCCTGTGGCGGGCCTGCCGGATCGCCCGTGAGTCCACCGAGCTCTACGGCACGGTCGTCGCCGCCGGCATCATCGCGTGGTTCGCCTTCCAAGCCTTCGAGAACATCGGTATGACCCTCGGCATCATGCCCGTCACCGGCCTTCCCCTGCCGTTCGTCTCCTACGGCGGCACGTCGATGTTCGCGGTCTGGATCGCGATCGGGCTGCTCCAGTCGATCCGCGTACAGCGCCCGCTGTCGGCCTCGCGCTGA
- a CDS encoding ATP-binding protein gives MHPPTAPATRAPLRLSAGARPYVLTAPSTPTTPKAARDFVRAVLRRTGLAPLTDTAVLLTSEAVTRSHLRTPRSADILLRMLTAGHGLRISVHDEAPARIPRPAPTAGEQAADYGMLLTGSLADDWGTTPFEGLPRSASLWFELRLAP, from the coding sequence GTGCACCCCCCAACCGCACCCGCCACCCGGGCACCCCTCCGCCTCTCGGCAGGCGCCCGCCCCTATGTCCTGACCGCACCGAGCACCCCCACCACCCCGAAGGCCGCCCGCGATTTCGTCCGTGCCGTCCTGCGCCGCACGGGCCTCGCCCCGCTCACCGACACCGCGGTGCTGCTCACCTCGGAGGCAGTGACCCGCTCCCATCTGCGTACGCCGCGGTCAGCGGACATCCTGCTGCGGATGCTGACCGCCGGGCACGGGCTGCGGATCAGCGTGCACGACGAGGCGCCGGCCCGGATTCCGCGGCCGGCGCCGACGGCCGGTGAGCAGGCCGCCGACTACGGGATGCTGCTGACCGGAAGCCTCGCCGACGACTGGGGCACGACGCCGTTCGAGGGCCTGCCCCGGTCCGCCTCGCTCTGGTTCGAGCTGCGCCTCGCCCCGTGA
- a CDS encoding CYTH and CHAD domain-containing protein: MADTVREIERKYDIDDDAQLPDLAGIDRVATVEEAGVEALDALYYDTAGHRLAAEGITLRRRTGGKDAGWHLKLPVAPGVRDEVRAPLSDAPPPELTALVRSRVLDRDPAPVVRLRTTRTVRVLKDAAGVPLAEVAVDEVRAQRAGESARKTEVPAGPVEARWHEIEVELTGDGDTALLDEVGRALVAAGARPASAPSKLARALAETGQARERPAAGGAGPGKRRAEGAGKRGAKGKGAGKKNGKKKGCTAGDVVLRYVREQVRVIIELDPAVRRDLPDSVHRMRVATRRLRSAFRSYTKVLDRAATHPIGLELKWLAAELGVDRDREVLTARLRKALDDVPRTLRLGPVDARLRIWSERRRAGSRKAVLAVLDGPRYLSLLKTLHVLLEEPPLRPAAGRPAHRVVSKAVLKDYRRLARRVEAALAAPAGRERDEALHGARKAAKRTRYAAEASRPALGRPAKKFAKRIKRVQQLLGDHQDSVVARDALRELATQAHHAGEGGFTFGLLYGREEALAADRERELPGRWAKASRRKHRAAFRR; this comes from the coding sequence ATGGCGGACACCGTGCGAGAAATCGAACGCAAGTACGACATCGACGACGATGCGCAGCTGCCCGATCTGGCCGGTATCGACCGGGTCGCCACCGTGGAGGAAGCCGGCGTCGAAGCCCTTGACGCCCTCTACTACGACACCGCCGGCCATCGCCTCGCCGCCGAGGGCATCACGCTGCGGCGCCGCACCGGCGGCAAGGACGCGGGCTGGCATCTGAAGCTGCCGGTCGCGCCGGGGGTGCGGGACGAGGTGCGGGCGCCGTTGTCCGATGCGCCGCCTCCGGAACTGACCGCGCTCGTCCGCTCGCGGGTGCTGGACCGGGATCCGGCCCCCGTGGTACGGCTGCGGACGACGCGCACGGTCCGGGTCCTGAAGGACGCCGCAGGGGTGCCGCTCGCCGAGGTGGCGGTGGACGAGGTGAGGGCGCAGCGGGCGGGCGAGTCCGCGAGGAAGACGGAGGTGCCGGCGGGGCCCGTCGAGGCCCGCTGGCACGAGATCGAGGTGGAGCTGACCGGGGACGGTGACACCGCGCTGCTGGACGAGGTCGGCAGGGCGCTGGTCGCGGCGGGCGCGCGCCCCGCCTCGGCGCCGTCGAAGCTGGCGCGGGCGCTGGCCGAGACGGGGCAGGCGCGCGAGCGGCCCGCGGCGGGTGGCGCCGGGCCGGGCAAGCGCCGCGCCGAAGGTGCCGGAAAGCGCGGGGCGAAGGGTAAAGGCGCCGGGAAGAAGAACGGGAAGAAGAAGGGGTGCACGGCCGGGGACGTGGTGCTCCGCTATGTCCGTGAGCAGGTTCGGGTGATCATCGAGCTGGATCCGGCGGTACGGCGGGACCTGCCCGACTCGGTGCACCGGATGCGGGTCGCCACCCGCCGGCTGCGCAGCGCCTTCCGCTCGTACACCAAGGTGCTCGACCGCGCTGCCACCCACCCCATCGGCCTCGAACTCAAGTGGCTGGCCGCGGAGTTGGGGGTGGACCGGGACCGCGAGGTGCTGACCGCGCGGCTGCGGAAGGCGCTGGACGACGTGCCCCGGACGCTCCGGCTGGGGCCGGTGGACGCCCGGCTGCGCATCTGGTCCGAGCGGCGCCGGGCCGGCTCGCGGAAGGCGGTGCTCGCCGTACTGGACGGGCCTCGCTATCTGTCGCTGCTGAAGACCCTGCACGTCCTCCTGGAGGAGCCGCCGCTGCGCCCGGCAGCCGGCCGGCCGGCGCACCGGGTGGTGTCCAAGGCCGTGCTGAAGGACTACCGGCGGCTGGCCCGTCGTGTGGAGGCCGCGCTGGCCGCACCGGCCGGTCGGGAGCGGGACGAGGCGCTGCACGGCGCCCGCAAGGCCGCCAAGCGGACGCGGTACGCGGCGGAGGCCTCCCGTCCGGCGCTCGGCCGGCCGGCGAAGAAGTTCGCCAAGCGGATCAAGCGGGTGCAGCAGCTGCTGGGCGACCACCAGGACAGCGTGGTGGCGCGCGACGCACTGCGCGAACTGGCGACCCAGGCGCACCACGCCGGTGAGGGGGGCTTCACCTTCGGCCTGCTGTACGGGCGCGAGGAGGCCCTGGCGGCGGACCGGGAACGGGAGCTGCCGGGCCGTTGGGCGAAGGCCTCGCGGCGCAAGCACCGGGCCGCTTTCCGGCGGTGA
- a CDS encoding TIGR03960 family B12-binding radical SAM protein — protein MSAESVFPQLEALLPHVQKPIQYVGGELNSTVKDWDSCDVRWSLMYPDAYEVGLPNQGVMILYEVLNEREGVLAERTYSVWPDLEALMREHHVPQFTVDAHRPVGAFDVLGVSFSTELGYTNLLTALDLAGIPMESKDRTEDHPIVLAGGHAAFNPEPIADFLDCAVVGDGEQAVLEITEIIRAWKAEDRPGGRDELLFRLAKTGSVYVPKFYDVEYLADGRISRVVPNRSGVPWRVSKHTVMDLDEWPYPKQPLVPLAETVHERMSVEIFRGCTRGCRFCQAGMITRPVRERSITGIGDMVDKGLKATGFEEVGLLSLSSADHTEIGDLAKGLADRYEEDKIGLSLPSTRVDAFNVDLANELTRNGRRSGLTFAPEGGSERMRKVINKMVSEEDLIRTVSTAYGNGWRQVKLYFMCGLPTETDEDVLQIGDMAVKVIAEGRKVSGQNDIRCTVSIGGFVPKPHTPFQWAPQLSAEETDARLEKLRDKIRGDKKYGRSIGFRYHDGKPGIVEGLLSRGDRRIGSVIRAVYEGGGRFDGWREHFSYDRWMKAAEETLPAFGVDVAWYTTREREYEEVLPWDHLDSGLDKDWLWEDWQDSLDETEVEDCRWTPCFDCGVCPQMDTEIQIGPTGKKLLPLTVK, from the coding sequence ATGTCTGCCGAGTCGGTCTTCCCGCAGCTCGAGGCCCTGCTCCCGCATGTGCAGAAGCCCATTCAGTACGTCGGCGGTGAGCTGAACTCCACCGTCAAGGACTGGGATTCCTGTGACGTGCGGTGGTCGCTCATGTACCCGGACGCCTACGAGGTCGGTCTGCCCAACCAGGGCGTCATGATCCTCTACGAGGTCCTCAACGAGCGCGAGGGCGTGCTGGCCGAGCGCACGTACAGCGTGTGGCCGGACCTCGAAGCGCTGATGCGTGAGCACCACGTCCCGCAGTTCACGGTCGACGCGCACCGCCCCGTCGGCGCCTTCGACGTCCTCGGTGTCTCCTTCTCGACCGAGCTGGGGTACACCAACCTCCTCACCGCCCTGGACCTCGCCGGTATCCCGATGGAGTCCAAGGACCGTACGGAGGACCACCCGATCGTCCTCGCCGGCGGCCACGCGGCCTTCAACCCCGAGCCGATCGCGGACTTCCTGGACTGCGCGGTCGTGGGCGACGGTGAGCAGGCGGTGCTGGAGATCACCGAGATCATCCGCGCCTGGAAGGCCGAGGACCGGCCCGGCGGGCGCGATGAGCTGCTGTTCCGCCTGGCGAAGACCGGCAGCGTCTACGTCCCCAAGTTCTACGACGTCGAGTACCTGGCCGACGGGCGGATCTCCCGCGTCGTGCCGAACCGCTCCGGCGTCCCGTGGCGGGTCTCCAAGCACACCGTCATGGACCTCGACGAGTGGCCCTACCCCAAGCAGCCGCTCGTCCCCCTGGCCGAGACCGTCCATGAGCGGATGTCGGTCGAGATCTTCCGTGGCTGCACCCGCGGCTGCCGTTTCTGCCAGGCCGGCATGATCACGCGCCCCGTACGGGAGCGAAGCATCACCGGCATCGGCGACATGGTGGACAAGGGGCTGAAGGCCACGGGATTCGAGGAGGTCGGCCTGTTGTCGCTGTCCTCCGCGGACCACACCGAGATCGGTGACCTCGCGAAGGGCCTCGCCGACCGGTACGAGGAAGACAAGATCGGTCTGTCGCTGCCGTCGACCCGTGTCGACGCCTTCAACGTCGATCTCGCCAACGAGCTGACGCGCAACGGCCGTCGCTCCGGTCTGACCTTCGCGCCCGAGGGCGGCTCGGAGCGGATGCGCAAGGTCATCAACAAGATGGTCTCCGAAGAGGACCTGATCAGGACCGTCTCCACGGCCTACGGCAACGGCTGGCGGCAGGTGAAGCTCTACTTCATGTGCGGTCTGCCGACCGAGACCGACGAGGACGTGCTCCAGATCGGCGACATGGCGGTCAAGGTCATCGCCGAGGGCCGCAAGGTCTCCGGGCAGAACGACATCCGCTGCACGGTCTCCATCGGCGGCTTCGTCCCCAAGCCGCACACCCCCTTCCAGTGGGCGCCGCAGCTGTCGGCGGAGGAGACGGACGCCCGTCTCGAAAAGCTCCGGGACAAGATCCGCGGTGACAAGAAGTACGGCCGCTCGATCGGCTTCCGCTACCACGACGGCAAGCCCGGCATCGTCGAGGGCCTGCTCTCGCGCGGCGACCGCCGCATCGGCTCGGTCATCCGCGCGGTCTACGAGGGCGGCGGCCGCTTCGACGGCTGGCGCGAGCACTTCTCCTACGACCGCTGGATGAAGGCCGCCGAGGAGACGCTGCCCGCCTTCGGCGTGGACGTCGCCTGGTACACCACCCGTGAGCGGGAGTACGAAGAGGTCCTGCCCTGGGACCACCTGGACTCCGGTCTCGACAAGGACTGGCTCTGGGAGGACTGGCAGGACTCGCTCGACGAGACCGAGGTCGAGGACTGCCGCTGGACCCCGTGCTTCGACTGCGGCGTCTGCCCGCAGATGGACACCGAGATCCAGATCGGCCCGACCGGCAAGAAGCTGCTCCCACTGACCGTCAAGTAG